Within Nakaseomyces glabratus chromosome G, complete sequence, the genomic segment GTTTCAGTTGTTGCCTAGTAATTAGCCCCTTCCCACAAAATGAACAATAAAACGGTCTTTCATCTGTGTGTGTGTATAAGTGTCTCTCTAAGTGGATCTTTTTAGTAAATGAACTTTCACATTGATTACATTTCCAAGGTTTCCTCCCAAGATGCACTGTATTCTGGTGTTCTGTGAGCAAGGACGGCCTTGTAAAGGCCTTGTCACAATTATCGTATTCACAAAGATATGTCTTCGACCTTACACTGGATCCAGATGCCACACTTGACATACTACCAACCGAGGAACTTCGACTCAGTGGTACCTGGCTATCAAAAACGTCATTCGCTTCCATTGCTGTCTGTATACCAAATGGAAAGACTTTTAAATTTAGTTGCTTAACCTGGAAccaaacaaatattttctattttagACGCTACctgccaaaaaaaatatgaatattGCGAAACCTATGAATGGCTTAATCATACCATGACTGTATTTAAACTTATAatcttgcgatgagcttattatttagaaaaattatatatcattattgACGTTGAAAATTTAGCtagtttttgaaaaacttttaCTTCGCAACAtaaatgcgatgagcagTGACAATATATTGGTTATAGAAGTTATATTGATCACATTTAGCGTTTATTTTATGGTATAGTTTCTCTGAGaataaatatcaataacTACTTACAAAAGATGTCCGACTACGAGGAAGCGTATGTattagttttttcttttttttcttgctcgatttgatattttgatcCTGTACTTACAATTTATCACCTGGCTCAATAAATTAATTGCAGGTCATTAGTATCGAGTAAACAATTAAACAATTGCCTGAGACTAACAATTTATATTTCATTCGTTACAAATTCGAAAAGAAGGATACTCTGATATTGCCAAGTCAATGTTGTGGGGTTAGAGGTAATTGGATTTGAATGATATAATCAATTGTAAAGATTTAACGACGGTGCCGAAAACtttgaagattttgatgTTGAACATTTCTCTGATGAGGATCAATATGAAGACAATGTGAAAACCGAAGCAAATGGTGGTGAGCAAATgaaggatgaagaaggGAGAACAATTGTCACCGGTGGTATGGGTCCTGAGGATTATAAAAATGTTGAAACACATAGAAGgaaaactttgaaagagaaagctATTCCAAAGGAagacagaaccaccacaCCTTACATGACAAAGTATGAAAGAGCTAGAATTCTTGGTACAAGAGCTTTACAAATCTCAATGAATGCACCAGTGTTTGTTGATTTGGAAGGTGAAACTGATCCATTGAGAATTGCCATGAAGGAACTGGctgagaaaaaaattccTTTGGTTATTAGAAGATATCTACCGGATGGTTCCTTTGAAGATTGGAGTGTGGAAGAATTGGTTGTTGATCTGCAATGAGTCTGAGCgtattttattcttgatttgtattgaattttatcaaatgatAATGGTAGCGCTacaaaatttattgaaatgaaaaatatagagTATTAATCTGCATGTCACTAACGCGGTCTTCATTGCCAATAAGAGAccattattttatcaacGACTTAAAAAAACATTAAGGAAGGTGCAATGTTATGAAGTTTAGTAAAGGTGTTCTGTCCTGATATGATCTTGGATTTTTTGAGCTAACATTAAATTTGCAACAGCATCAACTCTTGTATTACGGGCCCtctattatatataatgtgTACCGCTCCACCTGTATATTAGCCTTTATCATAAAAACATAAGAAAGTGGTAAAAATTGTAACTCGAAATATAGTCACCCTCTTTGATTTTGTGCATAAACAAAAGTAAGATATCCAGCGTTATTCATATTTGAAGGCAAAGCTGAGGGATCATAGATATCAATTAGTCATTTAGTGAGTCAATAAATTGATTCGATTTGAAGTTACGTGAACCATCAAGCTGTTGATTCGCGGAAAAAGTAGctaatattcttttaaaTTCTTCTTCGGGATTTTTAAATCCAGCTTCCTCTAATAGCTTTATCAATTTATCAGTCGGTAGATCTAGATCTTTGTTTTGTGAAATGATTCCGAAACACTCTTTCAACTCATCTTCTTGTGGGAATTCACATATGCTTTCGCTCATAAGGGCAAGAAATTCGGGAAAGGAAATATATGCGTCATTTTCATCTCTTAATTCCTTGAACATTTTACCAACGTCATCAGTGGTCACCTTCTGACCCAAACTTGCCAACATCTTTACCATATCACTACGGCCAATATTGCCATCcccatcctcatcaatcaattgaaaGGCATCCttcaatttatttatttgtcTTTGCGTAAGCCGATCAAAATGTAATGAGTTGCTATTCTCCATTATagataataaaaagaaatcaaagtTACAACTGAGGGGATAGTTTTATTAGTTGCAACGATATTGTATATCCAACGTTGAGAAACTACTTTAGTAAATTGATGTAAAACAGCTGTATCTATATATCTGAGGTAACGTTTTTGGGCATCGCTACTTTCAGCTGGTCACTTTTTACCGTTAATGCATGAAATTTCACATCGAATAAGAATATGAACATTACAAACAATAGCTAAAGACATAAGACACTCTAACTTTTTACTTTTTATGTAATAAAATAAGTATTGAAGGCTATAGGATCTAGTTTTATTTATCTTATAGTTAATTATAGAACTCTTTTTAATTGAGGTTTGAAGACTGCTTCAAGTTTAGAAAGGTCATATCAAAAGCAAGATCCTTACAAAAAGACAATAGCAAAGCACAATTCTATTAGATTTATGCTCAAGCAATAATGAGTAATGTAAAACAGTTGTTGAAAGAGGCCAAAGTGGAATTGGGCCGAGgtgattttgaagaagccCGGAATTTGTCATTGAAGGTTTTAAAGTTAGACCCTGATAATTACTTTGCGCATGTCTTTTTAGGTAAATGTTTTTCCATGATTCCCAATTCTTTGTATGATTCGGTGGAGCATTATAAGAAAGCAATTGATATCAACAGCCAGAGTTTATTAGCTTGGAAAGgtttatttctattatttaaAGATGTGACCGGTATTTTCCCCAATGTGGTATCCTatgatgaatattttaCACTTTGTGCTAAATATGCCGATGTTCTTGCTGAACAAGGGGAATCACAAATTGAATTAATCGATgatataaagaaaatgagAAGAGATTATCAGGAATCTGAGGAACAATATCTGAGACACCTAGTACCAGGAAAGGATCTTTCTGAAAAACTGGGGCGCTATCTTTTAAGTTCTTCCTACGCCCTTGATAAATTGATAAAGTTATTGAATAAGAAGGAGCAGGACCGGATTGCTCAGATCGTAAGTAAGGAAAGACTCAAATTTAGCACGTCAGATCCTTcatttcaaataaaaattaatagtCTGGCTTGGGAGGTGTATGCCGATTCCGAAGTTGATCAGAT encodes:
- the RPO26 gene encoding DNA-directed RNA polymerase core subunit RPO26 (CAGL0G10043g~Ortholog(s) have RNA polymerase I activity, RNA polymerase II activity, RNA polymerase III activity, RNA-directed 5'-3' RNA polymerase activity) — its product is MSDYEEAFNDGAENFEDFDVEHFSDEDQYEDNVKTEANGGEQMKDEEGRTIVTGGMGPEDYKNVETHRRKTLKEKAIPKEDRTTTPYMTKYERARILGTRALQISMNAPVFVDLEGETDPLRIAMKELAEKKIPLVIRRYLPDGSFEDWSVEELVVDLQ
- the MLC2 gene encoding Mlc2p (CAGL0G10065g~Ortholog(s) have myosin II binding activity and role in mitotic actomyosin contractile ring contraction, positive regulation of actin filament-based movement), with the protein product MENSNSLHFDRLTQRQINKLKDAFQLIDEDGDGNIGRSDMVKMLASLGQKVTTDDVGKMFKELRDENDAYISFPEFLALMSESICEFPQEDELKECFGIISQNKDLDLPTDKLIKLLEEAGFKNPEEEFKRILATFSANQQLDGSRNFKSNQFIDSLND